The genomic interval tTTTACAAAAgggtattttagtctttaaaaaatagtGGGGGGGTGGCAGGTCAAATTGGGGGGGTGCCTGGTACAAAACTCTTAGATCTATTATAATTCAATTGTTctaacatacatattaaaaaaaaaattctacacacaaaaaaaaaatgataaatttataattattattataaattttattagatcTTTTATATTAGACCGttgtaacaaatattttatcaaaaaaaaaattccttgaaattcagaaaaaaaaaaattaaaacaaaaacacgCGCCTGACACAAATCCTTCCTTCACCCTTCACTACTTTCACCTTTCAACAACCTTCATCCTTCAATGCAAAcgctaaataaattttgttttctctaAAGTATATGTTCACTCCTTCCTTTACAATCAACACTTAAATTTGTATTTCCCTAAATTATGTTTTCTCTTCCGCGCCGGCGACGAATTGGTCTGGCGCAACCCAATTCCTGACCTAACACCGTTACCGTCATGAGAACTGAAAGTTACACTTACATGGGACACAGTTTCAATGAATTCACCATCAACGACAATTCCACTTCTTTCGATTTCATCGACTGTAACAGCCATAAATCCGGAAAATTAGCCACCACTTCTTCACAATCCCGAAGACTCCTCATCTCACGTGCTTCCGAAAATTCCAATGATTTCATCCGTCAACTTGTTTCCGATCTTCATTCTTCTTCAATCGAAGACCAGTAACAAGCAGCCAGGGAAATTCGACGCCACCACACGTCGGAATGCCACTAACCTCTGATCTTCACATTGTGTATtagttaatgaattttttttatttgttttggatatttttaattgaaggtGCCACTTCAGGTATTGGAGCTGAAACAGCTAAGGTGTTAGCAAAGAGAGGAGTGAGAGTTGTGGTTAGTGCTAGGGACTTGAAAAAGGGTTGTGAAGTTAGAGAGAAAATCCAAAAGGAGAGTCCTAATGCTGAGATTATTCTATTGGAAATTTATCTTAGCTATCTTGCTTCTCTACAGAGATTTTGTTCAGAGTTTTTAGCTTTAGAATTGCCTCATAATATTCTCATGTAAgtgtttttattaaatgttttcAGTTGAGAATTGAGATCGCGGTTGCCAAATTTTTATGGTAATAGTTTAttagaattaataaaatttgttttacagAAATAATGCAGGAGTATACTCTCAGAACATTGAATTCCCTGAAGAGAAAATTGAAATGACATTTGCTACAAATTACTTAGGTAATTTTTTCATTCTTACCTATGAGGTTGAAaaacaatgataaatatttatttgactacTATACTACATACATTAGCATAATCTGAATGCCACAAATCAAAGAAAGCAAAgttaaatatagttaaattaGGCTTAAACAGAGTCCTAAGTTACTAcaattaaatttgtttcttaattttattcttaaattgCAGGACATTTTTTGTTAACAAAAATGCTACTAGAGAAAATGATAGATATTGCAAACAAGACAGGGATTcaaggaagaataataaatgtTTCTTCGGTAATTCATAGCTGGGTGAAAAGAACTCGCTTTTGTTTCAAAGACATGCTCAATGGAAATTTGATTACTTGCTAAAACTAGTGCTGCTCCATTTTGAATGCTTACATTTTGTTTCTGTCTCTCATGTATTCTTGTAGCTTCGATATTGAAATTTGAAGGGCACAATATTCCCCTTGAGGAAGAGTTGATTCTAAAGGTAAAAGCatgttgtttttaattaatttaacccAATTCATTCTAGTTGATGGTTTGATGCTATATTTTTCTGTTCTAATAAGTAAAAGCATCAATAAATAGCAATTTTAGTTCAGTTTGTTGCttttctcaatatatatattaccATTTTCTTACTTGAACCAATAAAGTTGGAGAATAGGTCGCAACAGAACCAGCCTTATTTAAATGGACGTTGTATATATGTTGTTGGTCAGTTTCTTGGTTTGTTATCTTGTGATTACATGTTATGGATAAACAAGTATGATTACTTTGGCATTGTAAATACTTTCAATTTGTCGTGCAAGAATGATGGACTCTGGGAAGACAACTGTGGAGAAGACCATATGTTTATAAAATTAAGCTATCTAAAAAGAGTGGTTGAGAATGTTGTCTCATTCTTTGTAGAATTTGATGGTACTGTCTTGATACAATAAAgagattatttttctttttattgatACTTGTTTCTATGTGTTGAATCTGTTGATATACTTTCTTCTGCTCTCACACACACAAAAGCATGCTTTTGGTTTGCTCAATATAagttcttttaattaaataaaaattctacAAAACTGACTTATAAGGTGAGGACTATTTAAGCCTTATAAGCACTGTAACTCTAGTCAATGTGTGATTCTCTAGAGTTACACGTGTATGAAACTTCTATACAATATGACTTGAGAATTTTCACAAATAACTCATATGTACGGTTGAGTAGAAGTAAAACAGATGTAGAAACTTTAAATTggtagtattttttaaaaaattaacagcATAAAACATGACACGTCCCGTGTCctttataaatgaaaatataataataataataataataataataataataataataataataataataataattaaataatgataataataataataataataataataataataataacaataataataataataaaaccaaCTTTTCCCTTTTCGTTTTTTCATTTCACTCTTCCCCCTTCTTCCTTCTCTTCCTCTCAGCAACCCTACTcccccattttcattttttttttcttttctcttctttcttaTCATTCCCTTCTCCTTGCTTTTTCTCACTCTATTACTCAAACACTCAATCCTTATGAGAGATTTAACATCCCCACAAGCttaatttctcaaactcctacaaattcttttggtttggatttttgggttagggtttgtgttctaaggaaggaaaagggtacccatctcttgagagtggtttattgagactcattgaggtaaatgcacaactctaatcctagtttgaattcatagaaaaatgtagttttgagtaaaaatcttattttgtgcttagagtatatttaaatgatgttGATGGTTTCCTAGAGgtagctaaactttagaataaatttctctaaagtcttggaaatatttttgatactcagatttgtcaactgagaccttgtcggctactctgagagttgttggagagcaaacttagacgattctccataactgtgagttgacgacgatcatcatcatatatttttataatgctattattattattattttgttgttttctatattaaagtatttattgaaaaatttggggaacacaacctttgaattttatctcgatttcgtcaattatttaatttaactgtcgttgttatataatatgttattaatttgatttacgtatgagttaaagtatttaaatcttgaattgttatgcgattgaGTATGTTTTTNNNNNNNNNNNNNNNNNNNNNNNNNNNNNNNNNNNNNNNNNNNNNNNNNNNNNNNNNNNNNNNNNNNNNNNNNNNNNNNNNNNNNNNNNNNNNNNNNNNNNNNNNNNNNNNNNNNNNNNNNNNNNNNNNNNNNNNNNNNNNNNNNNNNNNNNNNNNNNNNNNNNNNNNNNNNNNNNNNNNNNNNNNNNNNNNNNNNNNNNNNNNNNNNNNNNNNNNNNNNNNNNNNNNNNNNNNNNNNNNNNNNNNNNNNNNNNNNNNNNNNNNNNNNNNNNNNNNNNNNNNNNNNNNNNNNNNNNNNNNNNNNNNNNNNNNNNNNNNNNNNNNNNNNNNNNNNNNNNNNNNNNNNNNNNNNNNNNNNNNNNNNNNNNNNNNNNNNNNNNNNNNNNNNNNNNNNNNNNNNNNNNNNNNNNNNNNNNNNNNNNNNNNNNNNNNNNNNNNNNNNNNNNNNNNNNNNNNNNNNNNNNNNNNNNNNNNNNNNNNNNNNNNNNNNNNNNNNNNNNNNNNNNNNNNNNNNNNNNNNNNNNNNNNNNNNNNNNNNNNNNNNNNNNNNNNNNNNNNNNNNNNNNNNNNNNNNNNNNNNNNNNNNNNNNNNNNNNNNNNNNNNNNNNNNNNNNNNNNNNNNNNNNNNNNNNNNNNNNNNNNNNNNNNNNNNNNNNNNNNNNNNNNNNNNNNNNNNNNNNNNNNNNNNNNNNNNNNNNNNNNNNNNNNNNNNNNNNNNNNNNNNNNNNNNNNNNNNNNNNNNNNNNNNNNNNNNNNNNNNNNNNNNNNNNNNNNNNNNNNNNNNNNNNNNNNNNNNNNNNNNNNNNNNNNNNNNNNNNNNNNNNNNNNNNNNNNNNNNNNNNNNNNNNNNNNNNNNNNNNNNNNNNNNNNNNNNNNNNNNNNNNNNNNNNNNNNNNNNNNNNNNNNNNNNNNNNNNNNNNNNNNNNNNNNNNNNNNNNNNNNNNNNNNNNNNNNNNNNNNNNNNNNNNNNNNNNNNNNNNNNNNNNNNNNNNNNNNNNNNNNNNNNNNNNNNNNNNNNNNNNNNNNNNNNNNNNNNNNNNNNNNNNNNNNNNNNNNNNNNNNNNNNNNNNNNNNNNNNNNNNNNNNNNNNNNNNNNNNNNNNNNNNNNNNNNNNNNNNNNNNNNNNNNNNNNNNNNtaataataataataataataataataataataataataataataataataataataataataataataataataataataataataataataataagaattttCTAACTATATCTatttctttgaaaataattgagTTGCAAGTCACTAATTGTAGAAATTGTTTGAAGAAGTAGAATAATAtatgtcaaaataattttctctcGAAGACACAATAACAACACTCATATAaagctaaatatatattattgttgggTACTTTTGTTCTATAAATtagattgataaaat from Cicer arietinum cultivar CDC Frontier isolate Library 1 chromosome 5, Cicar.CDCFrontier_v2.0, whole genome shotgun sequence carries:
- the LOC101501995 gene encoding short-chain dehydrogenase TIC 32, chloroplastic-like isoform X1 yields the protein MISSVNLFPIFILLQSKTSNKQPGKFDATTRIGAETAKVLAKRGVRVVVSARDLKKGCEVREKIQKESPNAEIILLEIYLSYLASLQRFCSEFLALELPHNILINNAGVYSQNIEFPEEKIEMTFATNYLASILKFEGHNIPLEEELILKGLCSKEGKGYPSLESGLLRLIEICQLRPCRLL
- the LOC101501995 gene encoding short-chain dehydrogenase TIC 32 B, chloroplastic-like isoform X2; this translates as MISSVNLFPIFILLQSKTSNKQPGKFDATTRIGAETAKVLAKRGVRVVVSARDLKKGCEVREKIQKESPNAEIILLEIYLSYLASLQRFCSEFLALELPHNILINNAGVYSQNIEFPEEKIEMTFATNYLGHFLLTKMLLEKMIDIANKTGIQGRIINVSSLRY
- the LOC101501995 gene encoding short-chain dehydrogenase TIC 32, chloroplastic-like isoform X3, with the protein product MISSVNLFPIFILLQSKTSNKQPGKFDATTRIGAETAKVLAKRGVRVVVSARDLKKGCEVREKIQKESPNAEIILLEIYLSYLASLQRFCSEFLALELPHNILINNAGVYSQNIEFPEEKIEMTFATNYLASILKFEGHNIPLEEELILKICQLRPCRLL